From one bacterium genomic stretch:
- a CDS encoding YggS family pyridoxal phosphate-dependent enzyme translates to MEERYRAVVDRIARAAERVGRDPASVTLIGVTKVVDAARVREAVAAGLRDLGENRVQEAVVKIEAVGPGPRWHLIGHLQRNKARPAVEQFQVIHSLDSLRIAEAVDRAAGEAGRRVSVLIEVNVAGEATKYGVAPGAAVDLVGRVLACRSLDPIGLMTVAPLVDDPETVRPVFRELRALRDRLRDGVAGKAFCELSMGMSGDFEVAIEEGATMVRIGRALFGDR, encoded by the coding sequence ATGGAGGAACGGTACAGGGCGGTCGTGGACCGGATCGCCCGCGCAGCCGAACGGGTCGGGCGTGACCCGGCCTCGGTGACGCTGATCGGCGTAACGAAAGTGGTCGACGCGGCGCGGGTGCGCGAGGCCGTGGCCGCGGGGCTCCGCGACCTAGGTGAGAACCGGGTCCAGGAGGCAGTTGTCAAGATCGAGGCGGTCGGCCCAGGGCCGCGCTGGCACCTGATCGGCCACCTGCAGCGGAACAAGGCAAGGCCGGCCGTGGAGCAGTTCCAGGTGATCCACTCCCTCGACAGCCTCCGGATCGCGGAGGCAGTGGATCGGGCGGCAGGTGAGGCCGGCCGGCGGGTCTCGGTCCTGATCGAGGTGAACGTCGCCGGCGAGGCCACCAAGTACGGGGTCGCTCCCGGCGCGGCGGTGGATCTGGTCGGGCGGGTGCTCGCGTGCAGATCCCTCGACCCGATCGGGCTGATGACGGTGGCGCCGCTTGTCGATGACCCGGAGACGGTAAGGCCGGTCTTCCGGGAGTTGCGGGCGCTGCGGGATCGCCTGCGGGATGGGGTGGCGGGGAAAGCGTTCTGCGAGCTATCAATGGGCATGTCGGGCGATTTCGAGGTGGCGATCGAGGAAGGCGCGACCATGGTACGTATCGGGCGCGCCCTGTTCGGCGATCGGTAG
- the phnC gene encoding phosphonate ABC transporter ATP-binding protein — translation MRGAAVRIENLTKIYPDGTRALNGVSFSVEPGEFLIIIGLSGSGKSTLMRCINRLVEPTSGKIFVDDVEVTALPLDELRRMRRQIGMIFQQFNLVKRSPVITNVLSGRLGYVPPTWSLYNYFPRGLREQAIGHLTTVGIPEKAHTRADQLSGGQQQRVGIARALMQDPKLILADEPVASLDPATSHSVLRYVEELNRRDGITVMCSLHFLSLARRYGTRLIALKAGEIAFEGLPAEIDEQRFKEIFGEEAVEVEIA, via the coding sequence ATGCGTGGAGCGGCGGTGAGGATCGAGAATCTCACCAAGATCTACCCCGACGGAACGCGGGCGCTGAACGGCGTGAGCTTCTCGGTGGAGCCCGGCGAGTTTCTCATCATCATAGGGCTCTCCGGGTCCGGGAAGTCCACGCTGATGCGATGCATCAACCGGCTCGTGGAGCCGACCTCAGGCAAGATCTTCGTAGACGACGTCGAGGTTACGGCTCTACCGTTAGACGAGCTGCGCCGCATGCGCCGCCAGATCGGGATGATCTTCCAACAGTTCAACCTGGTCAAGCGCTCACCGGTGATAACCAACGTGCTGTCCGGGCGTCTGGGGTACGTGCCGCCGACATGGTCGCTCTACAACTACTTCCCGCGCGGCCTGCGCGAGCAGGCGATCGGACACCTGACCACGGTAGGCATTCCGGAGAAGGCCCACACGCGGGCCGATCAGCTCTCCGGCGGCCAGCAGCAGCGGGTGGGGATAGCCCGGGCGCTGATGCAGGACCCCAAGTTGATCCTGGCCGATGAACCGGTGGCCAGCCTGGACCCCGCGACCTCGCACTCGGTGCTGCGGTACGTGGAGGAGCTGAACCGCCGGGACGGCATCACGGTGATGTGCAGCCTGCACTTCCTGAGCTTAGCGCGGCGCTACGGCACGCGGCTGATCGCCCTCAAGGCCGGCGAGATAGCCTTCGAGGGCCTGCCGGCGGAGATTGACGAGCAGCGCTTCAAGGAGATCTTCGGAGAAGAGGCGGTAGAGGTCGAGATAGCGTAG
- a CDS encoding cell division protein SepF, translating to MQRFWSFLGFAEEDAVAAPGEDGEAKHRHAPVLSLHANRQMEIVVLEPRSLDDALAAAECLKARRPVIVNLRDAERDLARRIVDFICGVTYAVDGQMQRVGEEIFLFAPNTVTVTAESARDEPHALFPMT from the coding sequence ATGCAGAGGTTCTGGTCGTTCCTGGGTTTTGCCGAGGAGGACGCAGTCGCCGCACCGGGCGAGGACGGGGAGGCAAAGCACCGCCACGCGCCGGTGTTGAGCCTGCACGCGAATCGGCAGATGGAGATCGTTGTGCTGGAACCGCGCAGTCTCGACGATGCCCTGGCCGCGGCGGAGTGCCTGAAGGCCCGCCGACCGGTCATCGTCAATCTTCGGGATGCCGAGCGCGACCTCGCCAGGCGGATCGTGGACTTCATCTGCGGCGTCACCTATGCCGTGGACGGGCAGATGCAGCGCGTGGGCGAGGAGATCTTCCTGTTTGCTCCCAACACCGTTACGGTTACGGCCGAGAGTGCGCGCGACGAGCCGCATGCCCTCTTTCCCATGACCTGA
- the phnE gene encoding phosphonate ABC transporter, permease protein PhnE, translating to MGPNTKTPTPRAPEVPRPGAGALRVILWLIFVGVIYAYGWQVTQINLGELGRKAYLMKPLLADLIRPDLIERRQRVQVADTGIGLDGAAAPAPMEARGPGRITLSPTQAAIGARVNVSGEGFAPSRPVDVIWFDQSGVKVHLTKASTDASGRFQAAVMVPNVIGTEHHIMAQVGLEGTTLGPSNALRLTLFRMVETVFLALMGTTMGVVLAVPLSFLGAKNLMARNPIGIFVYYVIRTVFNIARSIEPLILATVFAVWVGIGPFAGVLALGIHSIASLGKLYSEQIESIDPGPIEAITATGASMLQVVRYAVVPQIVPPFIAFTIYRWDINVRMSTVIGFVGGGGLGFLLMQYINLLQWKQAATAVWAITLVVAAMDYLSAVVREKVV from the coding sequence ATGGGACCCAACACCAAGACACCGACTCCGCGCGCGCCGGAGGTCCCGCGGCCGGGCGCCGGGGCGCTGCGTGTCATCCTGTGGTTGATCTTCGTGGGCGTGATCTACGCCTACGGCTGGCAGGTCACCCAAATCAACCTGGGCGAGCTGGGACGCAAGGCCTACCTGATGAAGCCGCTGCTCGCCGATCTGATCCGTCCCGACCTGATTGAACGCCGGCAACGCGTGCAGGTCGCGGACACCGGGATCGGCCTAGACGGCGCCGCGGCCCCGGCTCCTATGGAGGCCCGCGGCCCCGGACGAATCACGCTGAGTCCCACGCAGGCGGCGATCGGCGCGCGTGTGAACGTTTCAGGCGAGGGCTTTGCGCCGTCGCGCCCGGTTGACGTCATCTGGTTCGATCAGTCCGGCGTAAAGGTACATCTCACCAAGGCGAGCACCGATGCCTCGGGCCGGTTCCAGGCGGCCGTAATGGTTCCCAACGTCATCGGCACGGAACACCACATCATGGCCCAGGTCGGCCTGGAGGGCACGACGCTGGGGCCCAGCAACGCGCTGCGCCTGACCCTGTTCCGGATGGTTGAGACCGTGTTTCTGGCCCTGATGGGCACCACCATGGGCGTGGTCCTGGCTGTGCCGCTGTCGTTCCTGGGCGCCAAGAACCTGATGGCGCGCAACCCCATCGGGATCTTCGTCTACTATGTGATCCGCACCGTGTTCAACATTGCCCGCTCGATTGAACCCCTTATTCTGGCCACGGTGTTTGCGGTGTGGGTCGGCATCGGTCCCTTTGCCGGCGTACTGGCGTTGGGGATCCACTCGATCGCCTCGCTGGGCAAGCTGTACTCGGAGCAGATCGAGTCCATAGACCCAGGGCCGATCGAGGCGATCACCGCAACCGGCGCTTCGATGCTGCAGGTCGTGCGCTACGCTGTCGTGCCCCAGATCGTGCCGCCATTCATCGCGTTCACGATCTACCGGTGGGACATCAATGTGCGCATGTCCACGGTGATCGGGTTCGTGGGCGGCGGCGGGCTCGGCTTCCTGCTGATGCAGTACATCAACCTGCTGCAGTGGAAGCAGGCGGCCACCGCGGTTTGGGCTATCACGCTAGTGGTGGCCGCGATGGACTACCTCAGCGCCGTGGTGCGCGAAAAGGTCGTCTAG